The Coccidioides posadasii str. Silveira chromosome 3, complete sequence genome contains a region encoding:
- the PLC1 gene encoding Phospholipase C (EggNog:ENOG410PJKK~COG:I~BUSCO:769at33183) → MAYRSSTESDGRHRSGSKSSSESSQLTPLQDGFTPLSSSAPPGWGFNTSTVASISSIVPSGPLPSSSAVTSPLHTSIDTSTRNARNDATDAPFLASPLPLELPESVMGIGTQSTFTDGPLGNVAFNKAPGIMRRLSRGAASKLGRRGSLNSHDKRDHSSGPVIMRRRSDSKTSVSKDSALDSSVEEDDKPDPLKPRCGPDRVSFGDEYRLSLDSTAGVAPRVDPLLQCGSLLTKVTKQRKKYKTFFLDFDTAKVYWDLSNPSKRFYIDDIKEIRLGPDARNYREEHQVPIEFESRWFTIIFANPEGSKNRPVKALHLIAPTRFIVELWTTTLEQISRYRIGLMVGLAGSGQSETILKAHWQREIARRFPGSPRPFEDECLDVGAVENLCHSLHVNCSKRVLRGQFARVDADGRGKINFSQFQSFVQHLKDRKDIRKIFDSVVAESRDGLSIEEFFEFLRSAQGEDVDKNRDYWASVFERFVRRSRRSQSLPEALSSSAARMDLDAFSSFLISPANGIYPTHVPPPKFDLPLNDYFISSSHNTYLLGRQVAGASSTEAYIAALQKGCRCVEIDCWDGPDGRPIVSHGRTMTTSVLFADCISVIDRYAFLSSDYPLILSLEVHCNAEQQIAMTNIMKNEFGDKLLLEPLRADWPILPSPEALKGKILIKVKTSDESEEKISGPSKVMGRKRSSSSPFIQSTTQNSFPTNSSFSSPPTIGPIDGLPPVLTQPKRSLTGTSLSSASEESDAAFATMPFPGKRKMPKSRVIKVLADLGVYARGYKWRGFDTPESKQFNHVYSFAERSIETICRDSENKALLEAHNRLYLTRVYPSGYRLRSSNFDPNSFWRRGVQMAALNWQTFDVGMQMNQAMFAAGNDRTGYVLKPESLRVPPSSRHTMDGKPKIDRQLVRFRVDVISAQQLPRSRGMGPDDSINPYIEIEILCADDKKKGMAFGEGGVDASNRNGFSGIGLPHRRRTQIEQKNGFNPIFGDEFKFSLETKYPDLVFVRWIVWNSTDGRSFGGNNSIQLATFTAKLSSLAQGYRYLPLYDSNGDQYLFSTLFCKITKLESAPAAQRRDNEESKSERKGIFRQLGQSMFKRALSTEREKDVARQKSRLTGSIRKPDSLNREKNETSSSSSSSSLPILSTVPSD, encoded by the exons ATGGCTTATCGATCTTCAACCGAGTCAGATGGACGCCATCGATCAGGATCAAAATCTTCGTCCGAATCCTCCCAGCTAACTCCATTGCAAGATGGTTTCACTCCCCTCAGCTCCTCTGCGCCTCCGGGCTGGGGCTTTAACACCTCCACGGTGGCGTCTATCTCTTCCATTGTTCCTTCAGGTCCGCTTCCAAGCTCTAGTGCCGTCACCTCACCATTGCATACGTCGATAGACACCTCAACTCGGAACGCTCGAAATGATGCAACAGATGCCCCATTCCTTGCCTCGCCCCTGCCATTAGAGTTACCAGAATCGGTAATGGGCATAGGAACGCAATCAACCTTCACAGACGGACCTTTAGGAAACGTTGCATTCAACAAAGCACCTGGCATAATGCGGCGACTGTCTAGGGGTGCTGCTAGCAAGCTTGGTCGGCGAGGATCGCTAAATTCCCATGATAAACGAGATCATAGCTCGGGTCCCGTTATTATGCGCAGAAGAAGTGATAGTAAGACATCAGTTTCCAAAGATAGCGCACTCGATTCTAGTGTTGAGGAGGACGACAAACCTGACCCTCTTAAGCCCCGGTGTGGACCGGATCGAGTTTCATTTGGCGACGAATACCGACTTTCTCTGGATAGCACCGCAGGGGTTGCCCCGAGAGTGGATCCTCTTTTGCAATGTGGTTCACTTCTCACAAAAGTAACGaagcaaagaaagaaatataaGACTTTCTTTCTGGACTTTGACACTGCGAAGGTGTATTGGGACCTCTCAAACCCATCCAAACGATTTTATATCGATGATATCAAAGAAATAAGATTGGGTCCAGACGCGCGGAACTATCGAGAGGAACATCAAGTTCCTATCGAATTTGAGAGCCGCTGGTTTACGATTATTTTCGCCAACCCCGAAGGATCGAAGAATAGGCCAGTCAAGGCGCTGCATTTGATAGCACCAACTCGGTTCATCGTTGAATTGTGGACTACGACTCTGGAACAAATTTCCAGATATAGAATTGGACTTATGGTTGGGTTAGCCGGCTCTGGTCAAAGTGAAACTATATTAAAGGCTCACTGGCAGCGTGAAATTGCTCGAAGATTCCCTGGGAGCCCAAGACCTTTTGAAGACGAATGCCTCGACGTTGGCGCTGTTGAAAATCTCTGCCATAGCCTCCATGTCAATTGTTCGAAACGAGTTCTACGTGGTCAATTTGCGAGAGTTGACGCAGACGGGAGGGGGAAAATAAATTTCTCTCAATTCCAAAGCTTCGTTCAACATCTAAAAGATCGCAAGGACATAAGGAAGATTTTCGATTCTGTAGTCGCTGAGAGCAGGGACGGCCTAAGTATTGAGGAGTTCTTTGAGTTCCTTCGCAGTGCACAGGGAGAAGATGTCGATAAGAATAGGGATTATTGGGCATCGGTTTTCGAAAGATTTGTTCGAAGATCCAGGCGTTCACAAAGCCTTCCAGAGGCTCTATCTAGCTCGGCTGCACGCATGGATCTTGATGCTTTCTCGTCTTTTTTGATATCTCCTGCGAACGGTATATATCCAACCCATGTACCCCCGCCGAAGTTTGATCTGCCTTTAAACGACTACTTCATCTCAAGTTCACACAACACATACCTACTTGGAAGGCAAGTTGCTGGTGCTTCGAGCACGGAGGCGTATATCGCTGCACTTCAAAAAGGCTGCCGCTGCGTCGAAATTGATTGCTGGGATGGTCCAGATGGCCGTCCGATCGTCTCTCATGGCAGGACAATGACCACGAGTGTCCTCTTTGCGGACTGCATATCTGTCATCGACCGTTATGCCTTCCTATCTTCCGACTATCCTTTGATCTTATCGCTTGAGGTTCACTGTAACGCGGAACAACAAATAGCCATGACCAACATCATGAAGAATGAATTTGGCGACAAACTTCTACTTGAACCGCTTCGGGCAGATTGGCCGATTCTTCCAAGCCCGGAGGCATTGAAGGGTAAAATTTTGATCAAAGTGAAAACGTCTGACGAAAGTGAGGAAAAAATCTCCGGTCCTAGTAAAGTTATGGGCCGCAAACGAAGCTCGAGCTCCCCTTTCATACAGTCGACCACCCAAAATTCATTTCCTACAAATTCTTCGTTCTCGTCTCCACCGACAATCGGCCCAATCGATGGACTACCCCCGGTGTTAACTCAACCGAAGCGTTCTCTGACTGGTACTAGTCTGAGTAGTGCTTCCGAGGAGAGTGATGCAGCTTTTGCCACAATGCCATTTCCTGGTAAGAGGAAGATGCCCAAAAGCAGAGTGATCAAAGTTCTCGCAGATCTTGGTGTCTACGCTCGTGGCTATAAATGGCGAGGCTTTGATACGCCGGAAAGCAAACAATTCAATCACGTATATTCCTTTGCTGAACGGTCTATTGAAACAATATGCCGAGACTCTGAAAACAAAGCTCTTCTAGAAGCACACAATCGATTGTATCTCACAAGGGTCTACCCGTCAGGGTATCGATTGCGTTCATCGAACTTTGACCCAAATAGCTTCTGGAGACGAGGTGTTCAGATGGCTGCACTCAATTGGCAGACTTTTGATGTTGGAATGCAAATGAATCAAGCCATGTTTGCCGCTGGCAATGATCGTACAGGATACGTGCTCAAACCGGAAAGCTTGCGAGTACCACCATCGTCAAGGCATACAATGGATGGCAAGCCAAAGATCGACAGACAATTGGTTCGTTTCCGCGTGGATGTGATTTCTGCTCAGCAGCTTCCTCGATCTCGAGGAATGGGGCCTGATGATAGCATCAATCCGTACATCGAGATCGAAATACTGTGTGCAGATGATAAGAAGAAAGGTATGGCATTCGGCGAAGGTGGTGTGGATGCGTCGAACCGAAATGGATTTTCGGGCATTGGCCTTCCTCACCGTCGTCGAACACAGATTGAGCAGAAAAATGGCTTCAATCCGATCTTCGGGGACGAGTTTAAATTTTCTCTGGAAACTAAATATCCAGATCTCGTCTTCGTTCGCTGGATCGTGTGGAACTCCACCGACGGCCGTAGTTTTGGGGGTAACAACAGCATACAGCTAGCTACATTCACAGCAAAGCTTAGCAGTCTGGCGCAAGGCTATCGATATCTGCCTCTTTATGACAGCAACGGCGATCAGTACCTATTTTCAACGCTATTTTGCAAAATCACCAAACTCGAATCTGCCCCAGCTGCGCAACGGCGCGACAATGAAGAATCCAAAAGCGAACGAAAGGGTATCTTTCGACAACTTGGCCAGTCGATGTTCAAGCGTGCTCTCTCGACCGAACGAGAGAAAGATGTTGCTCGACAGAAAAGCAGACTCACTGGCAGCATTCGAAAACCAGATTCGTTGAACCGAGAGAAGAATGagacatcatcatcatcgtcatcatcatctctCCCTATCCTCAGCACTGTCCCATCAG ACTAG
- a CDS encoding uncharacterized protein (EggNog:ENOG410PMP0~COG:Q) gives MATYPDLQGKVVLLTGIGQQGDPSMWGNGAATARVLAHNGAKIFGCDLNLSAAQHTQQRIVAEGADCTVVATDVTKGDEVKALVDACVQRYGRIDILVNNVGKSEPGGPAEMSEETWGQQTDVNLKSVYLCCHHVLPVMETQETGGVVVNVSSIAGIRYIGKPQVAYSATKAAVQQFTKATAVIYAKRGVRLNTVVPGLIDTPLVGVLANKYAGGDLEGFTAKRHQAVPMGRMGDAIDVANAVAFFASDSSKYISGQELVVDGGITSSTG, from the coding sequence ATGGCGACTTACCCGGATCTCCAGGGTAAAGTTGTCCTCCTCACGGGTATCGGCCAGCAAGGCGACCCGTCGATGTGGGGAAACGGCGCCGCCACGGCTCGAGTACTCGCCCACAACGGCGCCAAAATATTCGGCTGTGACTTGAACCTCTCCGCCGCACAGCACACCCAGCAACGCATCGTAGCAGAAGGGGCTGATTGCACCGTTGTCGCCACGGACGTTACCAAAGGCGACGAGGTCAAAGCCCTGGTGGACGCATGCGTGCAAAGATATGGCCGAATCGACATCCTTGTCAACAATGTCGGAAAATCCGAACCGGGCGGACCGGCAGAAATGAGCGAGGAGACGTGGGGCCAGCAGACGGACGTCAATCTCAAATCTGTGTATTTATGCTGCCATCACGTCCTACCCGTCATGGAAACGCAGGAAACGGGCGGTGTCGTGGTGAACGTGTCCTCGATCGCTGGCATCAGATACATCGGCAAGCCGCAAGTTGCGTATAGCGCGACCAAGGCCGCCGTGCAGCAGTTCACCAAGGCGACGGCAGTCATATATGCAAAGCGCGGGGTCAGATTAAACACCGTTGTTCCAGGGCTGATTGACACACCGCTGGTGGGTGTTTTGGCGAATAAATATGCCGGTGGTGACCTAGAAGGTTTCACGGCGAAGAGGCACCAAGCTGTGCCGATGGGGAGAATGGGAGATGCGATAGACGTTGCGAATGCGGTGGCTTTCTTCGCGTCAGACTCTTCGAAATACATCAGTGGTCAGGAGTTGGTGGTGGATGGCGGGATCACATCATCAACGGGTTAA
- a CDS encoding uncharacterized protein (EggNog:ENOG410PIH5~COG:O) — translation MDTPLPSRPSNGQHSGQASGSRTNSINEQTTGKNVQSSDVMPSQDELAQAFRIPILDTDGKERLFADLFDNPNASEKRQVMVVFVRHFFCGSCQDYVATLSSSIPSPASLPPGVNLVVIGCGASSLISMYANTTSCSFPIYTDPTGRLYSIFGMTRTLTLGPMPDYLRHSTFSLVIKGIRQGLGRTFNGDALKSGNMAQVGGEFFFKIGPKKENEKQDITVTWCHRMKTTRDHIEVPALKRVMGFE, via the exons ATGGATACACCACTACCATCGCGTCCATCGAATGGACAACATTCAGGTCAAGCTTCTGGGAGCAGAACCAATTCGATTAATGAGCAGACCACCGGGAAAAATGTGCAGTCGTCCGATGTTATGCCTTCACAAGATGAGTTGGCTCAGGCATTTAGAATACCTATATTAGATACGGACGGAAAAGAGCGATTGTTCGCAGATCTGTTTGATAATCCAAATGCGTCCGAAAAGAGACAAGTTATGGTCGTCTTTGTACGACACTTCTTCTGTGGT AGCTGTCAGGATTATGTTGCTaccctttcttcttcaattcCATCTCCGGCTTCTCTTCCGCCAGGCGTAAACCTCGTTGTCATCGGCTGCGGTGCCAGCAGCCTCATTTCGATGTACGCGAACACCACATCATGCTCTTTTCCAATATACACAGACCCGACGGGCCGCCTATATTCCATCTTCGGCATGACACGAACTTTGACTTTGGGACCAATGCCTGACTACCTCAGACACTCCACATTTTCCTTGGTGATTAAAGGCATCAGGCAAGGCTTAGGCCGGACTTTCAACGGCGATGCCTTAAAGTCGGGAAATATGGCTCAAGTCGGCGGAGAATTTTTCTTCAAGATCGGTCCTAAAAAGGAAAACGAAAAGCAAGACATCACTGTCACCTGGTGTCATCGAATGAAAACGACACGGGACCATATCGAAGTCCCGGCCCTTAAGCGCGTGATGGGGTTTGAATGA
- a CDS encoding uncharacterized protein (EggNog:ENOG410PHFX~COG:A~BUSCO:676at33183) has protein sequence MAAEAFTQMGNHMVSDSASTINAVDDMSTVDGDENILKMAGGPRRRQHDDEDEGSEMYDEEDDDDLESLSSIAVDGAIKTSTNKAEEEKELPPHACCYCGIHNTSSVVKCLACNKWFCSARGNTSSSHIVNHLVRARHKEVQLHPESALGETVLECYNCGTRNVFLLGFIPAKSDTVVVLLCRQPCAAMPSSKDMNWDTSLWQPLIEDRSFLPWLVASPSDQEQLRARHLSPQMIAKLEEMWKENSSATVEDLEKATGVDDEPAPVLLRYDDAYQYQNVFGPLVKIEADYDRKLKEAQSQDGLIVKWDLGLNNKHLASFVLPKLELGDVKLAVGDEMRLKYSGELRPKWEGVGYVIKIPNNQSDEVTIELRAKGDHKSVPTECTHNFTADYVWKSTSFDRMQSAMKTFAVDELSVSNYIFHRLLGNEVAAGPMKTQLPKKFTAPGLPGLNPSQINAVKAVLQKPLSLIQGPPGTGKTVTSATVIYHLAKISGGQVLVCAPSNVAVDQLCECIHRTGLKTVRVTAKSREDVESPVRHLSLHEQVRNNDSNVELMKLTQLKNDMGELSSQDEKKFKQLTRAAEKEILSNADVICCTCVGAGDPRLAKFKFRTVLIDESTQSSEPECMIPLVMGCKQVVLVGDHLQLGPVIMNKKAAKAGLNQSLFERLVILGCAPIRLNVQYRMHPCLSAFPSNMFYEGSLQNGVTSDDRLLKDVDFPWPVADKPMMFWSNLGNEEISASGTSYLNRTEAANVEKIVTRFFKAGVKPSAIGIITPYEGQRSYVVSSMQLNGTYKKEAYKEIEVASVDAFQGREKDFIVLSCVRSNDHQGIGFLSDPRRLNVALTRAKYGLVILGNPKVLSKHPLWNYLLRHFKEGNCLVEGPLSNLQTSLVQFSRPKQAYRGPQRFQMAYNHASSMAAGLMNGRNGQHTDFQDSGSVASYIPDDVSSVHSSAFGGVAIPPGYPQMFQNFSEVWPQLPNNRRANGSRATGAPSVAEESVAATESDVTGSMIDGRSVGQGGVSLSGLSIHDVTKQPSLSQSDRLKHYVESSGRAEPYRGYENTSVFGGSSASMRIPRGNVSHATDDDDARSISTAFASQIGGTYD, from the exons GGAGGCGTTCACTCAAATGGGAAACCATATGGTTTCCGATTCTGCATCAACAATCAATGCCGTTGATGATATGTCAACTGTCGATGGCGAcgaaaatatcttgaagatggcCGGTGGGCCGCGGAGGCGACAACATGATGACGAAGATGAAGGCTCAGAAATGtatgatgaagaagatgacgatgactTGGAGAGTCTCTCAAGTATTGCAGTTGATGGAGCTATAAAGACGTCGACCAACAAAgcggaggaagaaaaggaattACCACCACATGCTTGTTG TTACTGTGGTATACACAATACTAGCAGCGTTGTCAAATGTCTTGCCTGCAACAAATGGTTCTGCAGTGCCCGCGGGAATACATCCTCTTCGCACATCGTGAACCATCTTGTTAGGGCCAGACATAAGGAGGTCCAACTCCACCCTGAATCTGCATTGGGTGAAACTGTGCTTGAATGTTATAATTGTGGTACAAGAAATGTGTTTCTCCTTGGCTTTATTCCAGCAAAGTCTGACACCGTGGTTGTTTTGCTTTGTCGTCAACCATGTGCCGCAATGCCGTCTTCCAAAGACATGAACTGGGACACTTCCCTTTGGCAACCCCTTATTGAGGATCGCTCATTCCTTCCCTGGCTTGTAGCTTCTCCTTCAGACCAGGAGCAACTACGAGCTCGTCACCTCAGTCCGCAGATGATTGCGAAATTGGAAGAAATGTGGAAGGAGAACTCTAGTGCTACCGTCGAAGACTTGGAGAAAGCGACCGGCGTCGATGACGAGCCTGCGCCTGTCTTGCTTCGATACGACGATGCCTATCAGTATCAAAACGTTTTCGGACCTCTCGTGAAGATAGAGGCAGACTATGATCGCAAGTTAAAGGAAGCGCAGTCGCAAGATGGATTGATAGTCAAATGGGACCTTGGTTTGAATAACAAGCATTTAGCGAGCTTCGTCCTGCCCAAACTGGAGTTAGGTGATGTGAAACTGGCTGTGGGTGATGAAATGCGTCTTAAATATTCGGGCGAATTACGACCAAAATGGGAGGGTGTTGGATACGTTATTAAGATTCCGAATAATCAGTCCGATGAAGTCACTATCGAGCTTCGGGCCAAGGGTGATCATAAGTCGGTGCCTACTGAGTGCACTCACAATTTCACAGCGGACTATGTTTGGAAGTCAACCTCCTTCGATAGAATGCAGTCCGCCATGAAGACCTTTGCTGTTGATGAGCTGAGTGTTTCTAACTATATCTTTCATCGGCTTTTGGGAAATGAAGTCGCTGCTGGGCCGATGAAAACTCAATTGCCCAAGAAGTTCACAGCACCCGGTCTTCCTGGCCTGAACCCCAGTCAAATTAACGCTGTCAAAGCTGTCCTTCAAAAGCCCTTGAGCTTGATCCAGGGCCCTCCCGGTACCGGAAAAACTGTTACTTCTGCGACAGTTATTTATCATCTAGCAAAAATTAGTGGTGGGCAGGTGCTGGTTTGCGCTCCATCCAATGTTGCTGTCGACCAATTGTGCGAATGCATTCATAGAACAGGCTTGAAGACCGTTCGTGTCACTGCAAAATCAAGAGAGGATGTTGAATCGCCTGTTCGTCATCTTTCACTTCATGAGCAAGTCCGCAACAATGACAGCAATGTCGAGTTGATGAAACTGACGCAATTGAAAAATGACATGGGAGAACTATCGAGCCAAGATGAGAAAAAGTTCAAACAACTCACACGTGCTGCGGAAAAAGAAATTCTTAGCAATGCAGATGTTATCTGCTGCACCTGTGTGGGTGCTGGGGATCCAAGACTTGCCAAATTCAAATTCCGGACCGTTTTGATCGACGAATCCACACAGTCATCGGAGCCTGAATGTATGATCCCTCTTGTGATGGGATGCAAACAAGTTGTTCTTGTTGGGGACCATCTGCAGCTTGGCCCGGTTATCATGAACAAGAAGGCAGCTAAGGCTGGGTTGAATCAATCACTTTTCGAGCGCTTGGTGATCCTGGGATGTGCTCCTATTCGGCTGAATGTCCAATACCGAATGCACCCTTGTCTGTCAGCTTTCCCATCTAACATGTTTTATGAGGGGTCTCTGCAGAATGGCGTGACGAGTGATGATCGTCTTTTAAAAGATGTGGACTTCCCCTGGCCTGTTGCGGATAAGCCCATGATGTTCTGGTCGAATCTTGGCAACGAAGAAATCTCTGCTTCTGGAACGTCGTACCTGAATCGGACGGAGGCCGCGAACGTGGAGAAAATTGTTACTCGATTCTTCAAAGCCGGCGTTAAACCGTCAGCCATCGGTATTATCACTCCCTATGAAGGACAGCGCAGTTATGTCGTCAGCTCCATGCAACTTAATGGAACATACAAGAAAGAGGCCTACAAGGAGATTGAAGTCGCATCAGTTGACGCCTTCCAAGGCCGAGAAAAGGACTTCATTGTGCTGTCCTGTGTCAGGTCCAACGACCATCAGGGAATCGGATTCTTGAGCGACCCACGTCGTCTAAATGTTGCCCTTACACGTGCCAAGTACGGTCTTGTTATCCTAGGAAACCCCAAGGTTCTTTCGAAGCATCCTCTCTGGAACTACCTCCTCCGCCATTTCAAAGAGGGGAATTGCCTGGTGGAAGGTCCTTTGTCGAATCTTCAGACTTCCCTTGTGCAATTCAGTCGCCCAAAGCAGGCGTATCGCGGCCCACAGCGGTTCCAAATGGCGTATAATCACGCTTCAAGCATGGCCGCAGGATTGATGAACGGTCGAAATGGACAGCACACCGACTTCCAGGACTCTGGGTCTGTCGCCAGTTATATTCCGGACGATGTTTCTTCGGTTCACTCTTCCGCCTTTGGCGGTGTTGCCATCCCACCTGGTTACCCGCAGATGTTCCAAAATTTCAGCGAGGTGTGGCCGCAGCTTCCTAACAATCGTCGTGCAAATGGATCCCGAGCGACAGGTGCGCCCAGCGTCGCTGAAGAGTCCGTGGCGGCCACCGAATCCGACGTGACGGGAAGTATGATCGATGGGCGGAGCGTGGGGCAAGGAGGGGTCAGTCTCAGCGGATTAAGCATTCATGATGTGACCAAACAGCCCAGTCTTAGCCAGTCCGATCGCCTGAAACACTATGTTGAATCCAGCGGCCGTGCGGAGCCGTATAGAGGATACGAAAACACAAGCGTGTTTGGCGGAAGTTCAGCGAGCATGCGGATTCCCCGCGGCAACGTTAGCCATGCTACCGACGACGATGACGCCCGCAGCATCTCTACCGCATTCGCGAGCCAAATAGGAGGAACATATGATTGA